The genomic segment GAGATAAACTGAATGCGTATTCCTACCCCGCTCTATGCGTTCGGCGCAGCTGCGGCAATCGCGGCGCTGGCCGGCTGCTCGGGCGGCGCCTCTGCGGTCAACCCGATGCAGGGCAGCCAGCCGAATCAGTCTGGTCAACACGTCAGCCCGATGTCGATGTCGCATGTTCCTTCACTGATGAACCCGGCTAAGATGATGCTCGTTCATCCTTCCGGAGTGCAACCAAAGGGTTGGATGTCGAAAGACGTCACCTCCGGCCTGTCGCTTCTGTACGTCTCGCAGTTCTACACGAATGACATCCAGGTCTATCGGCAAACCGGCACAGGCCAGAGCCCGGTCGGCACGATCGTCAACGGCGTGATCAACCCGCAGGGCATGACGGTCACCGCGAACGGCGACCTCTATGTCGCAAACACCGGCGCGAACAACATCCTCGTCTTTAAGAAGGGCCACCTGAACCCGTACCGCACGCTTGCCGATCCGGGCCAGTATCCCGTCGACGTCGCGGTCGATAATGACGGCACGGTCTATGCGTCGAACATCTTCGACACAAGCGCCATCGCCGGCTCGGTGACCGTGTACGCGCCTGGCGCAAACACCCCGACGCACCATTACAAAGTGCCGAACAACCTGAAAGTGCTGTTCGACGCCCTCGATGACAGCAGCACGCTGTATGTCAACTACATCGACCTGAACACCGGTCTCGGCGCGATGGTCAAATTCTATCCGGGCGGCAACAGCGCATATCCGACAGCCGTCACGACAGGGTTCCCCGGCGGCCTGCAGTTCGACAACACGCAGGATCTGCTCGGACTCGACCAAACTGGCCCGACCTTCGGCGGCGGGTTCGCATCGATCTACGAGCTGCCGTCAGGCACGCCGTCGTTCGAGTTCGCAACCGACAATGGCGATCCGCTCGGCGTTGCGCTCGTGCGCAACGAGCGGCACGTCTACGTGTCAGATGCGGTCTTCGGCGTCGTCCACGAATACACGTATCCGGGCGGCGTTGAGACCAACACGATCTCGAGCGGTCTCGGCTCATCGAGCCCGCCGTTCGGCGTCGCAGCCGATGCAGGTGCGCCTCTCTAAGAGACGCCCGTCATCGATCTGGGAACGGACTGGGCCGGCGATGAGTCGCCGGCCTAGTTTTTTTGAAGGGGCCGACGCGAGTCGGCCCCCAGACGCGCGACGAATCTTCTAGATATGCGATGGTTGTGCGGATCATCACATCATCTCGTATCGCATATGCATTCTCTTAGTCCCAAGGTCTCGTATTAGGAGACCGCTAAGGGCGGCGTACGGCTCGCGCTTTATCTCGAGCCATTCAACCCATATCGTGGAGGAGGATACTTCGTAGCATGCACCAGTCTTTGAAATTGGCGGCAGTCGGTCTGACCCTCGCGGCGCTGACGGCTTGCAACGGCGCGGGCAGCTCGCTTCCGGGACCGCAGAGCCCCGTCAATCCGCAATCGATCGTCCAACGCGACAGCTCGCTCGCAGCGGCGGGCATCGACCTGACGCGCGTGCACATCATGCGCACCGTGAACTCCGCCAGACCGTTTGCCAATCCGAACAACCTACAATACTTAGGCGGTCCGGTTGAGCAACACCCGGGCATCTACGTTATCTTCTGGGGATTCCAGAAGGCTAGCGCCGATCCGTCGCACGAGAAGGCGTACTTGACCGCGTTCTTAAAGGGCATCGGCCATAGCCCGTGGCTGGCCACCGATACCCAGTACTACGCAATCGTCAGCAGCGTCAAGAAGCATATCACCAACCCGACTGGTCAGCTCAAAGGCACGTGGGTCGATGCGTCGGCCGTTCCGACGTCGCCGACCGACGCGCAGATCCAGGCAGAAGCAGCGAAGGGTGAAGCGCATTTCGGCTACAACGTCGACGGCAACTACATCGTCGCGACGCCGCACCTCCACAACTCGAGCGGATTCGGCACCTCATTCTGCGCCTACCACAGCCCCACGAGCTCGGGCGGCGGTGAGATCTCGTACACGAACCTGCCATACATGACGGACGCCGGGGGAAACTGCGGCGAGAACAGCGTCAACCCCGGTGCGTCTGGTCTCCTCGATGGCGTGAGCATCGTCGCGGGTCACGAAGAAGCCGAGAGCCAGACGGACCCCGAAGTCAATCTCCAAACGGCATGGGCCAACAACCAAGGGGAGGAGATCGGTGACCTTTGCGCTTGGCAGAGTCTCGCCGACATCACCCTGGGCACCGCAAAGTACGCGGTCCAGCCGCTGTGGAGCAACAAGATCGGCGGCTGCGCGCTGCACACGCCGTAAAGAACGCCTGAAGGGGCCGACGTCAGTCGGCCCCCGTGACGTTCGCTGGGCCGACTAGCGTCGGCCCCTTCAAAAAAATGAGGGCCGACTAGCGTCGGCCCCTTCAAATCGTCGGCCCCTTCAAATCGTCGGCCCCTTCAAAAATTCGCCATCCTTAGACCGTCAGGTAGATCGCTTCGAGGCGCTCGCCGACCGTATCCATCGCATAGGGGGCCGCGGCCACGCGCGCGGCGTCCGAATGCAAAGCGCGCTCGGACGACGTGCTCGTCAAGATCGCGATCAACGCGTCGGCAAACGCCTCACGCGAGCAGTCGACCAATCTGCCCGATGCGCCGCGGCCGATGACTTCGCGCGATACCGGGCAATCGATCGCGACGACCGGCACGCCGTGCGACAGCGCTTCGACAAGCACGAGCCCTTGCGTCTCGGTCGTTGACGCGAATGCAAACGCATCGGCGGCGCGATACCATGCGCCGAGTTCCGGTTTTTCCAGCGCGCCGGTGAACTCAACGGCGTGCGCGCACGGCAGCGCGTCCGCATGTCGTCGAAGTTCCGCTTCGTGCGGTCCTTCGCCCACGATCACGAGGCGCGCGCGTGGCACTTGAGAAGCGACGAGCGCAAACGCGTCCAACACGAGGTCGACGTTTTTCTCCTTGCCCAGGCGCCCCGCATAAAGCGCGATCGGGCCGCCGCACCGCGCGCGCAGCGTCTCGGCTTGCGTGCAGCCGCCCTCGAACATCGAGAGATCGACGCCGGTAGGCAGCACGTCGATCGGCTTGCTGACGCCATACCCGTTGAGTTCGTCGGCGGTGAAACGCGTCGGAGCGATGATGCGGTCGCAGCGGTTCGAAAACTCGCGTGACAACCAGACGAAGCGTGATTCCGTAAACGCCTGACGCAGCGGCACGTAGTGCGTGTACTGCGTGAACCGCGTGTGATAGGTGAAGATGAGCGGCGTCTTGCGCCGCTGGGCCAGATACGCTCCCATGCATCCGACGAAGAAGAACGAGTGGCAGTGGACGACGTCGAACGGGACGTGGGGCAGCGACGTCAGCAGTTTCGCCGGCAGCGGAAACGCCATGCGCAGCTGTGGGTAGAATGGAAACGAAGCGGAGTGAAAGCGAAAGACGTCGGGCTCATCTTCGGGCGTCGAGTCGTGCGCCGGAGCCACGATGATCACGCGATGGCCGCGCCTGCGAAGAGCGCGGGCGGCCACCACCACCGACGCGGCGACGCCATTCTTCTCCGGCAGATATGAATCTGAGAACATTCCCACGGTGAGCGGACCCGCGACGCGGTCCGTCAGCGCTTGCGCCGTCACGAAGCGGGCAGATCCGACAGAAGCACGTATAGATCGTCGGGCTTGACGCGCGCGCCGGGCCGCTCCGGCACAGCCAGTACGCGCACTCGCACATCGCGGCTCGCATAGTGTATCAACAGCTCGTCGCCGGGCTTCACGACATGCGCCGGCTTCACGGCTCGTCCGCCGCACTCGATCCGTCCGGCATCGAGCGCATCTTTGGCCGCCGTTCGCCGCTTGGCCAAGCGTGCTACTTTAAGAAACTTGTCCAGCCTCATGGTCCTTCGCCCGGCGCCACAAGGCGTCTAGATCTTCGAGGCTGCGGCCCGCGAGCGCCGTGGCGCCGCCGCCGGCAAAGCGCTCCATCGAAGCGAAGCGAGCGCGGAATTTCGCATTCGCGCCCCTCAGCGCGGCCTCTGCGTCAACGCCGAGACGACGCGCCAGATTGACGAGCGTGAAGAAGACGTCGCCGAGCTCGTCGCGGATCTCGTCACGCGATTCACCGGCCATTGCGGCGTGAAGCTCGGCGAGCTCCTCGCGCAGTTTTGCGACGATCTCGTCGGTCTGCGGCCAGTCGAAGCCGACGGTCGCGGCTTTTTCCTGCATGCGCTGCGAGCCGAGCAATGAGGGCAGACTCTTCGGAATACCGTCGAGCAGCGACTCGCGATGCTTGATCGACGCCTCTTGCGTCTTGAGCATCTCCCACGATTTCATCTGTTCTTGCGTCGTGGAGATGCGCGCGTCGCCGAACACGTGCGGGTGCCGGCGGATCATCTTGTTCGAGAGCGCGTCGATGACGTCGGCGACGGAGAACTGACCTTTCTCCGATGCGATCTGCGCGTGGAAAACGATCTGCAGCAGCAGGTCGCCCAGCTCTTCGCTGAGCTTTTTGGGATCGCGCTCGTCCACCGCCTCCACGACCTCGTGCGCTTCCTCGACAAGATATGGCAGCAGCGACTCGTGCGTCTGCTCCTTATCCCAAGGACAGCTCACGCGCAGCCGCGCCATGACCTCTACGAGCTCATCCCACGTGTGATGGACCGCGACGGGCGGCAACGGCAAGAGCGGGGTGGCGGCGGCTGCGGAGAGCGCCGCGCGCGGCACGCCCGCGACCATACGCACGCGCACGCCGCGCCTTCCGAGGCCGGCGAGAATGTGCGGCAAGCCGGGAACGTCAAGCATCGGGTGTCCGGGCACGCCGAGCGCTGCGTCACCGACCTGCGCGAAGTCCGCAGCGGCTTCAACCGCTTCGGGCACGCCGCGCAGCAGCGATGTGCCGTGAAAGGGCGCCGCGATCAAACGGATACCGCGCGCGCGAAGGTGCTCTTCGAGGTCGGGCGCGATGCCGCACAGCGCGACGCGTGGCGCTTCTTCTAGGGCCGCCAGCCCGCCGAGCGTCAGGAGTGACGCATCGCCCGGGCCGAGCCCGATAACCGTCAACGTCGGCATCGGGAGTGTGCTTTGACGCGGTAGCCGCGGCGGCCCTTCGAACAGCAGCGCGCCCCACCTAGGGAAAAAAAGGGCCGGCGTTGATGCCGGCCCGTTCGTTCCACTACGTCGCGATGCTTAGCTGTGCGGTGTTGCCGCAGGCGCTCCGCTCGTCGGCGGCAGCGGCTGGGGCGATGGGAACAATCCGCTGAACGCCGGATCGTTGTATTCGATCTTCGCTTGTTGCCGAAGCTTTGTGATCAAGTCCGTCGTAGCGGTCGGCTCTTGCTGCGCCTGGATCGCGGCGACGATCGAAGCGCGCGACATCGGTGTGATGGCCTCGCTCTGGATCACGTGCCAACCGAAGGGCGACTGCACCGGCGGGCTGATCTGCCCGACCTTGAGCTTGAACGCTGCGTCCTGGAACGGCTGCACCATCTGGCCCGGACCGAACGGCTGCAGCTCTCCGCCTTTGTCTTTGCTTGACGGATCGATCGAGTATTGCTTGGCGAGCGCCGCGAAATCCGCGCCGCTCTTCAGTTTCTGCTCGATCATGATCGCTTCCGCTTGCGTCTTCACGAGGATGTGACGGACGCGGACTTGCGAAGGCGAGTTCATGGTCATCTTGTTGGTCTTCAAGTACGCGTCGATCTGCGACTGGTCGACTTTGATGTCTTTGTCGACTGCGTTTTTCAGAAGCACTTGCTCGCGGATGATGTCGCGCGCGTCGTCCATGGTCATGCCCTGCTGTTTGAGCACTTCATCGAATTGACCGGCCGGGAAGTTCGCTTCAACTTTGTTCAGCGCTGCCGTGACATCGGCGTCGCTCGCGGTGATGTTGTTGGCGGCAGCATATTGGGTGATGAGCAGCTTGTCGACCATCTGCTGCAGAACTTGTTGGCTCGCACGGGTGTTCGACTCCAGCTTCTTATCGAACTCAGCTTGCGAGATCGCCGTGCCGTTCACGGTGATGACGGGCTTGCTGGTCGCGCAGCCGGCGACCGTCGTGATCAGGCCTGCGGCGAGGATCGCGGCCATCGCGGGCGTGGGATTCATCAATAACCTCCTGCAGAATCGTGCCGCGCCATCGCCGTCAAAGAGCGGTTAAGATCTCGCGCACGGTGCCGAGCATGCCGTCACGCGCCTGCATCGAAGTTGGCAGGTGGATGACGATAGCGCTCTGCGTGAAACGAAAGTTTCCCCGGGTTAGGGCGGTAAGCGCTGGAAGCGCTTGTTCGGAGAATGAAAACCGTCGCCCGATCTCGAGTGTCAATCGCCGCTGTTCGAGCGCAACTTTTTCGACTCCTTTGGCCGCTGCGAGCACGCGCACACGCGTCAGCTCAAGCAACGCCTCCACCGGTGCCGGCAGCGGTCCGAATCGGTCGCGCAATTCCTCGCCGGCCGCGTCCACTTCTGGGATCGTACGAGCGGCGGCCAGTCGCTGGTACATGTCTATCTTTTGACCAGCGCCTTTGACGTATTCCGACGGCAGATACGCGCTGACTCGGAGGTCGAGGACAGGCGGCGGTATCTCGGGCGGTTGCGGCTCGCCGCGGCGCTGCGCGATCGCTTCTTGAAGGATTTGACAATAGGTCTCAAAGCCCACAGCGGCGATGAATCCCGACTGCCGCTGACCGAGCAGATTGCCGGCGCCTCTGATCTCCAAGTCGCGCATCGCTAATTGAAGACCGGAGCCGAGATGCGAGAATTCGCGGATCGCATCGAGCCGCGACTCGGCTTCGATCGTGAGCTTGCGGTGCGGCTGATGAAGAAAGTACGCATAGGCTTGATGCGCGCTGCGCCCCACCCGGCCGCGAAGTTGGTAGAGCTGCGCGAGGCCGAAGCGATCCGCGTTGTTGACGATGATCGTGTTGACGTTCGGAATGTCGAGGCCATTCTCGATGATCGTCGTCGACACGAGCATGTCGAACTCGCCGTTGACGAACGCGACCATCACTTTTTCCAATTCGCCTTCCCGCATCTGACCGTGTCCGACGACGATGCGCGCGCGCGGTGCAAGCGCTTGCAGCGCTGCGGCGACGCCGTAGATCGTCTCGATGCGGTTGTGCACGAAATAGACTTGACCATTGCGCTCGAATTCTTGCCGCAGCGCTTGGCCGACGACTGCGTCGCTCGCCGGAGTGACCACGGTCTTGATCGCGACGCGATTGACAGGGGCGGTCTGGATGAGCGAGAGGTCGCGCACACCCACCATCGCCATGTGCAGCGTACGCGGGATCGGCGTCGCAGAGAGCGTGAGCACGTCGACGGAACGGCGCAATTCTTTCAAGCGCTCTTTGTGCATCACACCGAAGCGCTGCTCTTCATCGACGATGACGAGCCCGAGCCGCGCGAAGCCGACGTCCTTCTGCAGCAGCCGGTGCGTGCCCACCACGATATCGACGCTGCCCGCATGCAGGTCGCGCAAGGTCTCTTTCTGTTCTTCGCGCGTGCGGAAGCGGGAGAGCAGACCGATCCGCACCGGAAAAGCGGCGAAGCGATCGGAGAACGTGCGGAAGTGCTGCGCGGCAAGGACGGTGGTCGGCACGAGCACGGCGACTTGCTTGCGATCCATGATCGCCTTGAACGCGGCGCGGATCGCGACCTCGGTCTTGCCGTAGCCGACGTCGCCGCAGATCAAGCGGTCCATCGGCCGCGGCCGCTCCATGTCCGCCTTGACCGCTTCGATCGCGCTGGCTTGATCGAGTGTCTCGTCGTAGGGGAACGACTCTTCCAGCTCCGCCTGCCACGGCGTGTCGGGCGCGAACGCGTGCCCCTGCGCGGTCTCGCGCTCCGCATACAACCGCACGAGGCCCTGCGCGATCGTGTCCACCGCTTCTCTGACGCGCGCGCGCGTGCGCGCCCAGTCGCTGCCGCCCATTTTTGAGAGACGCGGCGCGGCGCCGTCGGATGCGACGTACTTGCGCACGAGATGCATCTGATCGATCGGGACGTAGAGGCGGTCCTCGCCGAGGTATCTGAGCAGCATGAAGTCGCGCTCGACATCGTCGATCGTGAGGCGTTCCAGCGAGACGTATTGGCCGATGCCGTGATTGGCGTGAACGAAATATTCGCCGGCCTTCAAGTCGGCTTCGCTCAGCGGCACGCCTTCCTTCGCCGCCTTCATCTTGTGGCGCCGCGCGGAATGGCCGAACAATTCCGCGTCGCCGATCACCACAAGGTTGATGCGATCCATCACGAAGCCGGCATCAAGCGTGCCGTCGACGACGATCACTTGACCGTGGCCGCGCCCCTCCACCGCGATGTCGGCCTCATCGAGCATCTCGCGCACGCGACGGTGGCCGACGGAGACGATCGCGACCGTCTGCCCGCGAGCGATCCTCGTTCGAACGTCATCCACGAACCGCTCCACGCTGCGGCCGTATTGCGGCGCCACGCTCGCTCCGATGGCGACCTTTTCGTCCGCGTCGCGCGCGATCCTGACATTCGCGATCTCGGACGGAAACGTCAGCACCGCGCGTTGCGCCGTGCGCTCGACCAGCTCCGTAAGCGTGAAGTTTCGGTCCGTATCCGGGCGAGCGTTGTTCGCCCTCCTGCGATCCGCGTCTGGGCGAGCGGTGCTCGCCGTACTACTGGCCGAATCGTCGTCCTCATCCGCTGCGATGATCGAGTCGCCGCCGCTCTCCGCGAGCGGCGCGCTGTCCGCCGCCGCGATCATATCCTGATCCTCGATGACGACCACCGCTTCAGGTGCATAATCCAGGAGAGAGCCGGCCGCGCCATCAGATATGTCGGACCACGGAGAGATGACGATTGCTTTCTCTTCGCCGACGGAGCGCTGATCGGCGAGCGCGAATGGCCGGATGCTTTCCAGGGTGTCGCCGAAAAACTCAAGGCGCAGCGGGAGATCCGTCAGCGGCGGAAAGACGTCGATGATTCCGCCGCGCACAGCGAACTCGCCGGCTGCGCCAACTGTGTCGACCCGTTCGTAGCCGAGCAAGACGAGATCGGAAAGCAGCGTCTCCCATGCGAGCGTATCGCCGACGCGCAGCCGACGGGTCGCACGCCTGAAATCGTCCGCGGTGCGCACCGCGCCCCGCAATGCCTCGTGGGGGATGCAGAAGACGCCCGGCCGTCCGTCCGCAAGATGAGCGAGTGCTTCCATGCGCGCGCTCTGCAGCGTCGGATTGAGCGGTGCGTCGGACACCTCGTCGCGCGCCGCGATCGACCAGACCGGAGATCCGTGCTGCTCGAGGTAGAACGCGCAATCGGACGCAAAACGGTCGGCCGATTCCTGCGTTCCGGTCCAGACGACGATCTGGCCGCCGATTTCGCCCCACAGCGCGGCGACGACGAACGTTCTGGCGCCTTGCGCTGTCGCAAGGATGTCGGTGCTCATGCGCGCGCGGATGAAACGCTGCATTTCGCCGACGAGCGGGCTTGAGGAAGAGAAGAGGTCGAGCAGACGGTTACCGATTTGCATCGCGGCCGAGTGATGAGTCTCCAAAAGGTGAGTGGCCGGGTCGCGCTCGACCCGGCCTATGTGCTTTAGAACCGCATTTTACCACATCTACGTTATATTTGAAGACGTACGTCAGATTTATACGTTATATTTGAAGGGCCGACGCCAGTCGGCCCAAGGCGAAGCCGGAAGCGGGGAGCCAAGCGAAGAACGTGTCAACAATGGTTTTCATACGTGCGCTCGCAGGGCTCGCGGCGCTTGTGTTCCTCACAGCCGCGACGCCGGAGCCCGTGCCTTCGGGCGTTCCGGTCGCCGCCGACTCGGATCCGGTGAGGATCGTCTCGGTCTCGCTTTCGTCCACCGACTTCCATCCCGGCGACCTTGTCAGCGGCCGCGTGATCACCACGAGCAATGCTGCGGCCGTGACCGCGGAAGTCGGCACGATCCGCGTCGGTGTGCCGCGTGTCGCGATCGGAAAGTTCCGCATCTCGATGCAGCTCCCGAACATCCCGCTGCCCATCGGTCCGCAGAAGTTGATCATCACAGCGGTGCGCCGGGATGGCGCGCGCGCGACGCGATCGGTCGACGTCCGAGTGGATTGGTAAGTTGGCTCATGCCCGCGCGGTCGTGCTCGTCATCGATTCAGGGGGCGTGGGAGCGGCGCCCGACGTCCTCGCCTTCGGTGATTCGCCGAACGCGAACACGATCGGCAACACCGCGAAAGCAGCGGGCGGCTTAGCGCTTCCGACGCTTGAGGCGCTCGGTCTCGGGTGCATCACAAAGATTCCGGGCGTGGATCCGGTGGCGCAGCCGAGCGCCACGGTCGCGCGTCTGCTCGAGGCGAGCGCCGGCAAAGATACGATCACCGGTCACTGGGAGATGATGGGTATCGTCATCCGCCACGCATTTCCGACATATCCGAACGGATTTCCAGCAGACGTCATCGAGCGCTTCGAAGCGATCGCGGGCGCAAAAGTGCTCGGCAATGTGGCCGCGTCCGGTACGGAGATCATCGAACGGCTCGGCCGTGAACACATGAACACCGGCCGGCCGATCGTCTATACGTCGGCGGATTCCGTCTTTCAGATCGCGGCGCATGAAGACATCGTTCCGCTTGAGACTCTTTGGTCGTGGTGCGAGCAAGCGCGAGCGATGCTCGTTCCTCCGAATCGCGTCAACCGCGTCATCGCCCGTCCATTCCGCGGCGCGCCCGGCTCATTCGAGCGAACTCCGAACCGCCGCGACTATGCGGTCGCACCGCCGCGGCCGAGCATCCTCGACGCGCTCGAGCGTGCCGGCGTTCCGACGTGCGGCCTCGGAAAGATCCAGGACATCTTCTGTTGCCAGGGTATCGCCGCCGCGAGCCGAACAGCCGACAACGCCGAGGGCATCGCCCGAACGCTCGACTGGCTCGACCATGGACCCGGCGGCCTGTGCTTCACGAATCTCAATGATTTCGATTCGAAGTACGGGCACAGGCGCGATGCAGACGGCTATGCGAAAGCGCTTATCGCACTCGACCGCGCGCTGCCCCAGCTCTTGAATCGCCTACATGTGGGAGATCGATTGCTCATCACGGCAGATCACGGATGCGACCCGACCGCTTCAGGCACCGACCACACGCGCGAGTTCACGCCCCTCGTCGACTACCGGCCGGGCGTAGCCGGCCGCGTGCTCGGCGAGCTCAACTCTTTCTCTCAGGTGGGCGAGCGCGTTTTGCAGACGTTTGGGATCACCGAACCCTGGACGCCGCTCATCGTATGAGCACTCCATCCGCCATCCTGCCGCAAGCGGCGCGCGATGCCGAGCCGCGTTACCCGGCAAAGCTCACATTTTTCGAGCAGCGGGCCGTGCCGGGTTGGTGGATAGTATGGAAGCGACTGCTCGACGTGTGCGTCAGCGCCGTGCTGCTCGTCGTGCTCTCGCCCTTGTATATCATCATAGGAATCGCGGTCAAGTTGACGTCGGCGGGTCCGGTGCTTTTCACGCAGACGCGCGTGGGCAAGAACGGTTCGCTGTTCCGATTCTACAAGTTTCGGACAATGGTCGACGGCGCGCATCTGCTTCACGAATGCGTCGCGCATCTCAACGAATGCGATGGCCCTGCGCTCAAGATCGCCAACGATCCGCGGCTCCACGGGCTGGGCCCGTTCCTGCGCCGCACGAGCCTTGACGAACTGCCGCAGCTGTGGAACGTCTTGCGCGGCGACATGACGCTCGTCGGTCCGCGTCCGGCGCTGCCGAATGAAGTCGCCAACTACGCCCCGCCGTATCTCGAGCGGTTGAACGTCACGCCGGGGCTCACGGGATTGTGGCAGGTGAGCGGCCGGGCGAACGTGCCGTTCCGGCGCTGGATGGCCATGGACGTCTGGTACGTGCGCAATTGGACGCCGGCCGTGGACTTCGCATTGCTCGTCCGGACTATCCCCGCGGTGATCTTCCGCGAAGGGGCCTGGTGAAGCGGGCCATCGCGCTTGCAGCCGCGCTCGCGGCGATGTCACCGATACCGGCGAGATCCGATCAAGCACCGCAGGACGTCGGTCATGCGCTTCTCCGCGTCAGCGCCGGGCACGTGCGTTATTTCGCAGATCAAGCGGTCGTGCAAGCACGCGACGGCGTCGAAGTCAGACTTCCCGATGGCGCCGTGGTTCGCGGCGACATCGCGACGGTCGATCTGCGCTTGCGCCGCATCGCAGTAGCCGGGCACGTCACGCTGCACACGGCCGCCGGCGACTACGCCGGCGCGGGTTTCGCGGATTTTTTTGCGTTTCGGCGAGCGTATTTCTTGCCGCTCGTGCCCGCGGCAGATCGCTGGACGTTTTTGAACGGCGATTGGAGCACGCCGGAAAAAGGACGCGAGATGCCGGGCGACGCGTTCGCCTTGCCGGACTTGCAAAACATCCAACCGTACATAGAAGGCACGAGCGCGGCGATAGATTTCACGACGTTCGCACGCTTCGCGCCGGCGACGATCCGCGTGTTCGACGCAGTCCCGACACCGGCGCTTCCCGTGTATGTCTACAACTACTCCGCGAATCAGAATTTCGGCGTCAACTCGCTGTCCGGCGCGAGTTTCGACGCGCCGTACGCGTTCGCGGGCTCGGCTGATTCGCTCGACGCGCTGCACCTTCGCTACGATCAGACGAGGCCGGTGAAGGCGTTCTGGTCCTTCGAACACCACTCGGTGTTCGGCGATGCCGGATATGCGGTCTTCAGCCTCAACCCGGCGAGCGAGCCGACCAAACAGTGGAATCTGCTGGGATACGATCAAGTCGGTACTCGCACCGGCTTTGCGGTGAACGCGCAGCTCTTCACCGTCCAATCCGGGCTCGCGCAGCCGGCTTCGTCCAACGGATTCGCCGATGTCCAGCTCACGCAGGCGCTTGCGCAATCGGCGCTGCGTGTCGACGCGACGCAATCGTACGACTCGCTCCTTGCGACCGGAGAG from the Candidatus Eremiobacteraceae bacterium genome contains:
- a CDS encoding glycosyltransferase, translating into MTAQALTDRVAGPLTVGMFSDSYLPEKNGVAASVVVAARALRRRGHRVIIVAPAHDSTPEDEPDVFRFHSASFPFYPQLRMAFPLPAKLLTSLPHVPFDVVHCHSFFFVGCMGAYLAQRRKTPLIFTYHTRFTQYTHYVPLRQAFTESRFVWLSREFSNRCDRIIAPTRFTADELNGYGVSKPIDVLPTGVDLSMFEGGCTQAETLRARCGGPIALYAGRLGKEKNVDLVLDAFALVASQVPRARLVIVGEGPHEAELRRHADALPCAHAVEFTGALEKPELGAWYRAADAFAFASTTETQGLVLVEALSHGVPVVAIDCPVSREVIGRGASGRLVDCSREAFADALIAILTSTSSERALHSDAARVAAAPYAMDTVGERLEAIYLTV
- a CDS encoding S4 domain-containing protein; this translates as MAKRRTAAKDALDAGRIECGGRAVKPAHVVKPGDELLIHYASRDVRVRVLAVPERPGARVKPDDLYVLLSDLPAS
- the mazG gene encoding nucleoside triphosphate pyrophosphohydrolase, translating into MPTLTVIGLGPGDASLLTLGGLAALEEAPRVALCGIAPDLEEHLRARGIRLIAAPFHGTSLLRGVPEAVEAAADFAQVGDAALGVPGHPMLDVPGLPHILAGLGRRGVRVRMVAGVPRAALSAAAATPLLPLPPVAVHHTWDELVEVMARLRVSCPWDKEQTHESLLPYLVEEAHEVVEAVDERDPKKLSEELGDLLLQIVFHAQIASEKGQFSVADVIDALSNKMIRRHPHVFGDARISTTQEQMKSWEMLKTQEASIKHRESLLDGIPKSLPSLLGSQRMQEKAATVGFDWPQTDEIVAKLREELAELHAAMAGESRDEIRDELGDVFFTLVNLARRLGVDAEAALRGANAKFRARFASMERFAGGGATALAGRSLEDLDALWRRAKDHEAGQVS
- a CDS encoding peptidylprolyl isomerase produces the protein MNPTPAMAAILAAGLITTVAGCATSKPVITVNGTAISQAEFDKKLESNTRASQQVLQQMVDKLLITQYAAANNITASDADVTAALNKVEANFPAGQFDEVLKQQGMTMDDARDIIREQVLLKNAVDKDIKVDQSQIDAYLKTNKMTMNSPSQVRVRHILVKTQAEAIMIEQKLKSGADFAALAKQYSIDPSSKDKGGELQPFGPGQMVQPFQDAAFKLKVGQISPPVQSPFGWHVIQSEAITPMSRASIVAAIQAQQEPTATTDLITKLRQQAKIEYNDPAFSGLFPSPQPLPPTSGAPAATPHS
- the mfd gene encoding transcription-repair coupling factor, whose translation is MQIGNRLLDLFSSSSPLVGEMQRFIRARMSTDILATAQGARTFVVAALWGEIGGQIVVWTGTQESADRFASDCAFYLEQHGSPVWSIAARDEVSDAPLNPTLQSARMEALAHLADGRPGVFCIPHEALRGAVRTADDFRRATRRLRVGDTLAWETLLSDLVLLGYERVDTVGAAGEFAVRGGIIDVFPPLTDLPLRLEFFGDTLESIRPFALADQRSVGEEKAIVISPWSDISDGAAGSLLDYAPEAVVVIEDQDMIAAADSAPLAESGGDSIIAADEDDDSASSTASTARPDADRRRANNARPDTDRNFTLTELVERTAQRAVLTFPSEIANVRIARDADEKVAIGASVAPQYGRSVERFVDDVRTRIARGQTVAIVSVGHRRVREMLDEADIAVEGRGHGQVIVVDGTLDAGFVMDRINLVVIGDAELFGHSARRHKMKAAKEGVPLSEADLKAGEYFVHANHGIGQYVSLERLTIDDVERDFMLLRYLGEDRLYVPIDQMHLVRKYVASDGAAPRLSKMGGSDWARTRARVREAVDTIAQGLVRLYAERETAQGHAFAPDTPWQAELEESFPYDETLDQASAIEAVKADMERPRPMDRLICGDVGYGKTEVAIRAAFKAIMDRKQVAVLVPTTVLAAQHFRTFSDRFAAFPVRIGLLSRFRTREEQKETLRDLHAGSVDIVVGTHRLLQKDVGFARLGLVIVDEEQRFGVMHKERLKELRRSVDVLTLSATPIPRTLHMAMVGVRDLSLIQTAPVNRVAIKTVVTPASDAVVGQALRQEFERNGQVYFVHNRIETIYGVAAALQALAPRARIVVGHGQMREGELEKVMVAFVNGEFDMLVSTTIIENGLDIPNVNTIIVNNADRFGLAQLYQLRGRVGRSAHQAYAYFLHQPHRKLTIEAESRLDAIREFSHLGSGLQLAMRDLEIRGAGNLLGQRQSGFIAAVGFETYCQILQEAIAQRRGEPQPPEIPPPVLDLRVSAYLPSEYVKGAGQKIDMYQRLAAARTIPEVDAAGEELRDRFGPLPAPVEALLELTRVRVLAAAKGVEKVALEQRRLTLEIGRRFSFSEQALPALTALTRGNFRFTQSAIVIHLPTSMQARDGMLGTVREILTAL
- a CDS encoding phosphopentomutase, with protein sequence MAHARAVVLVIDSGGVGAAPDVLAFGDSPNANTIGNTAKAAGGLALPTLEALGLGCITKIPGVDPVAQPSATVARLLEASAGKDTITGHWEMMGIVIRHAFPTYPNGFPADVIERFEAIAGAKVLGNVAASGTEIIERLGREHMNTGRPIVYTSADSVFQIAAHEDIVPLETLWSWCEQARAMLVPPNRVNRVIARPFRGAPGSFERTPNRRDYAVAPPRPSILDALERAGVPTCGLGKIQDIFCCQGIAAASRTADNAEGIARTLDWLDHGPGGLCFTNLNDFDSKYGHRRDADGYAKALIALDRALPQLLNRLHVGDRLLITADHGCDPTASGTDHTREFTPLVDYRPGVAGRVLGELNSFSQVGERVLQTFGITEPWTPLIV